A genomic stretch from Halorhodospira halophila SL1 includes:
- a CDS encoding FecCD family ABC transporter permease — MTELTADSASRPAPPGGLLDDYARAIWWKTLILLGLAAALVATFVLGLGLGPMGIPLSEVVQAVLGRPLGASWVSAQTENVVWNIRLPRLATAVVAGMGLALGGVILQSLLRNPMASPFTLGIASGASLGAALAIIFGFSAFGVYGIVGNAFLFAMAVSLLILLIGQWKGATPMSLILAGIALMYFFGATTTLLIYFADADATREVMFWSVGSLSRADWESFVFITVALTVTLPVFLWKSGDLNRLLLGDETATSLGIAVGRLRIGLMFLVALLVAVTVAFTGGIGFLGLVAPHLARLLIGSDHRFLIPAAALIGALLLALADLVSLHAFASVVLPVGVVTAFIGSPLFIYLILRRREGGSGP; from the coding sequence ATGACTGAGTTGACCGCCGATAGCGCCTCCCGGCCAGCGCCTCCCGGCGGGCTGCTCGATGATTACGCGCGGGCGATCTGGTGGAAGACCCTGATCCTTTTGGGCCTGGCTGCGGCCCTGGTGGCGACGTTCGTTCTTGGCCTGGGACTCGGCCCCATGGGGATCCCGCTGAGCGAGGTGGTGCAGGCGGTGCTGGGTCGGCCGCTGGGGGCGTCGTGGGTCAGCGCGCAGACCGAGAACGTGGTCTGGAACATCCGCCTGCCGCGCCTGGCCACCGCCGTCGTGGCCGGCATGGGGCTGGCGCTCGGTGGGGTGATCCTGCAGAGCCTGCTGCGCAATCCGATGGCCTCACCGTTCACCCTGGGGATCGCCTCCGGCGCCTCGCTGGGGGCGGCGCTGGCGATCATCTTCGGGTTCTCGGCCTTCGGCGTCTACGGCATCGTCGGCAATGCCTTCCTCTTTGCGATGGCGGTGTCGCTGCTCATCCTGCTCATCGGGCAGTGGAAGGGGGCGACGCCGATGAGCCTGATCCTCGCGGGGATCGCCCTGATGTACTTCTTCGGGGCCACCACGACGCTGCTGATCTACTTCGCCGACGCCGATGCCACCCGGGAGGTCATGTTCTGGAGCGTGGGCAGCCTCAGCCGTGCCGACTGGGAGAGCTTCGTGTTCATCACGGTGGCGTTGACGGTCACGCTGCCGGTCTTCCTGTGGAAGAGTGGCGACCTGAACCGACTACTGCTCGGTGATGAAACCGCCACTAGCCTGGGGATTGCCGTCGGGCGCCTGCGCATCGGACTGATGTTCCTGGTGGCGCTTCTCGTGGCGGTGACCGTCGCCTTCACCGGTGGGATCGGCTTCCTGGGGCTGGTGGCGCCCCATCTGGCCCGGCTCCTGATCGGTTCGGATCACCGTTTCCTGATCCCGGCTGCAGCGCTGATCGGCGCACTGCTGCTGGCCCTGGCCGACTTGGTGTCGTTGCACGCCTTCGCTTCGGTGGTGCTGCCGGTGGGTGTGGTGACGGCCTTCATCGGCTCGCCGCTGTTCATCTACCTGATCCTGCGTCGCCGCGAAGGAGGGTCGGGACCGTGA
- a CDS encoding class I SAM-dependent methyltransferase: protein MFLEALIFVVTLGGMLLIVGYTMVTGISPLPSSRLGHELVRAALPAELEGTVVEAGSGWGGLARSVGRRCPRARVIGYELSPLPWLFACVLQWLWPVPNVEFRRRDLRRVSCSDAAAVVCYLHLEAIRELEPRWRAELPPGALVVSNTFRIPGWRPSAIYQPPVRLDAPVYVYRIPQAYCGRVEARS, encoded by the coding sequence GTGTTCCTGGAAGCGTTGATCTTCGTCGTTACGCTGGGGGGGATGCTGCTGATCGTCGGCTATACGATGGTCACCGGCATCTCGCCGCTGCCCTCCAGTCGCTTGGGTCATGAGCTGGTTCGGGCGGCGCTGCCGGCGGAGCTGGAGGGCACGGTGGTCGAGGCCGGTTCGGGGTGGGGTGGCCTGGCCCGCAGCGTCGGGCGCAGGTGCCCGCGGGCCAGGGTCATTGGCTACGAGCTCTCGCCCCTGCCGTGGCTCTTCGCCTGCGTGCTGCAGTGGCTGTGGCCGGTGCCCAACGTCGAATTCAGGCGCCGCGATCTGCGCCGCGTCTCCTGCAGCGATGCCGCCGCGGTGGTCTGTTACCTGCACCTGGAGGCCATCCGCGAGCTGGAGCCGCGATGGCGGGCGGAGTTGCCGCCCGGTGCGCTGGTGGTCAGCAACACCTTCCGCATACCCGGTTGGCGGCCCAGCGCGATCTACCAGCCCCCGGTGCGGTTGGACGCCCCGGTCTACGTCTACCGGATCCCGCAGGCCTACTGCGGCCGCGTCGAGGCGCGCAGCTAG
- a CDS encoding sirohydrochlorin chelatase — protein MTDCILLIGHGSRQEDGNEEIRRFADLLAEHYPDWLLETCFIEFADPLLGEGLDRAAARADRVIAVPLILNAAGHVKLEVPEQIEAARARHPGVDFRLARHLGVSETTLGLVERRLRDAMQALSVPDPRTTGVILLGRGSSDRTANGELARLGRWLYEGGEHELVDIAFTGVTHPRLEAVVRRHSLLGMTQQVVLPYYLFTGRLIERIEQQVARLRVQYPQTAFALADYLGFEPEVFALIAQRVEEARAGQAMLECDGCPHRAAAAHHHHHHHH, from the coding sequence ATGACTGACTGTATCCTGTTGATTGGGCATGGCTCGCGCCAGGAGGACGGCAACGAGGAGATCCGCCGGTTCGCCGACCTGCTGGCCGAGCACTACCCGGATTGGCTGCTGGAGACCTGTTTCATCGAGTTCGCGGATCCGCTGCTTGGCGAGGGGCTGGATCGGGCCGCGGCGCGGGCGGATCGGGTCATCGCGGTCCCACTGATCCTTAACGCCGCCGGGCACGTGAAGCTCGAGGTGCCCGAGCAGATCGAGGCTGCCCGTGCCCGGCACCCGGGGGTCGATTTCCGTCTGGCGCGCCATCTGGGCGTGAGTGAAACGACGCTGGGCCTGGTCGAGCGCCGCCTGCGTGACGCCATGCAGGCCCTGAGTGTGCCCGATCCGCGGACCACCGGGGTGATCCTGCTGGGTCGCGGATCCTCGGATCGTACGGCCAACGGGGAGTTGGCGCGGCTGGGCCGCTGGCTCTACGAGGGCGGCGAGCACGAACTGGTCGATATCGCCTTCACCGGCGTCACCCACCCCCGCCTGGAGGCCGTGGTGCGGCGTCACTCCCTGTTGGGCATGACGCAGCAGGTGGTCCTGCCGTATTACCTGTTCACCGGGCGGCTGATCGAGCGTATTGAGCAGCAGGTGGCGCGTCTGCGGGTTCAGTACCCGCAGACGGCGTTCGCCCTGGCGGATTACCTCGGTTTTGAACCGGAGGTCTTCGCACTGATCGCCCAGCGGGTGGAGGAGGCGCGTGCGGGACAGGCGATGCTCGAGTGCGACGGCTGCCCGCACCGCGCGGCGGCCGCGCACCACCACCATCACCACCACCACTGA
- a CDS encoding glutamine amidotransferase, whose product MRSEHNTTYAETVWVIKTGRTLPPLRWQGDFEDWIGAGLGGTPWRTVDATDGPASLPDPLRSAGIIVTGSPAMVSHREPWSEAAAEWLSRAAHADIPILGICYGHQLLAHALGGRAGPNPRGREIGTVSVQRLAPAGDDPLFAHLPERFPAHVTHEESVLELPEGAVTLAANDHDAYQAFRWGRHAWGVQFHPEFDTAITRGYIFQRRPDLRREGFTPLALYRGVEATPEATGLLKRFAGYATAWAR is encoded by the coding sequence ATGAGGAGCGAGCACAACACCACCTACGCCGAGACGGTGTGGGTCATCAAGACCGGACGCACCCTGCCCCCTCTGCGCTGGCAGGGCGACTTTGAGGACTGGATCGGCGCCGGCCTGGGGGGCACGCCCTGGCGCACCGTAGACGCCACTGACGGCCCCGCCTCCCTGCCGGACCCTTTACGCTCGGCCGGAATCATCGTCACGGGCTCGCCGGCAATGGTCTCCCATCGCGAGCCGTGGAGCGAGGCGGCGGCCGAATGGCTGTCCCGGGCCGCTCACGCGGATATCCCGATTCTGGGGATCTGCTACGGCCACCAGTTGCTGGCCCACGCGCTGGGCGGACGCGCCGGACCCAACCCACGGGGCCGGGAGATCGGCACGGTCTCGGTCCAGCGCCTGGCGCCGGCCGGCGACGACCCCTTATTCGCCCACCTGCCGGAGCGCTTCCCGGCCCACGTCACCCACGAGGAGTCCGTCCTGGAACTCCCGGAGGGGGCCGTCACGCTGGCCGCCAACGATCACGACGCCTACCAGGCCTTCCGCTGGGGAAGACACGCCTGGGGCGTGCAGTTCCACCCGGAATTCGACACCGCCATCACCCGCGGCTACATCTTCCAGCGCCGCCCCGACCTGCGCCGGGAGGGCTTCACCCCCCTGGCCCTCTACCGCGGGGTCGAGGCGACGCCAGAGGCGACGGGGCTGCTCAAGCGCTTCGCTGGCTACGCAACTGCCTGGGCACGCTAG
- a CDS encoding HD-GYP domain-containing protein produces MGKEAHLPSFCGDATETGALDVLPLSDQEPHLRLSERFERLRAHINQALPHGAVHRIAVAIYEPDADRLKTYGAGGDAPSPLDRYETNLADTPTLRALAEAPGVRIIDDYQDHPSPRRHTASIRESGLRSGMILPLHHEQTFVGFLFLNSRQPGYFQGPIVKQLAPYIDLGRLLAITSIRTTQTLRGAARTAMAFGRARDDETGGHLSRMAEYSRLIALELAQTHPLSDEYIEMVYQFAPVHDVGKIAVPDGILLKPGRLAEEEFAQMREHVSRGVAMVLAMTEELGLSEDRRAAIMRNIVAYHHERLDGSGYPTGARGDQIPLEGRIVAVADVFDALTSERPYKRPWGFTEAADTLHAEAAAGKLCAECVAAFLRRSVEIEAIRGRHGVR; encoded by the coding sequence ATGGGCAAAGAGGCACACCTTCCGTCCTTCTGTGGCGATGCCACCGAAACCGGGGCACTCGATGTCCTGCCGCTCAGCGACCAGGAGCCGCACCTACGGCTCAGCGAACGCTTCGAACGACTGCGCGCCCATATCAACCAGGCGCTGCCCCACGGTGCGGTCCACCGCATCGCCGTGGCCATTTACGAGCCGGACGCCGATCGGCTCAAGACCTACGGCGCCGGCGGCGATGCACCCAGCCCGTTGGATCGTTACGAGACCAACCTGGCCGATACCCCCACCCTGCGTGCCCTCGCCGAGGCACCGGGCGTACGGATCATCGACGATTACCAGGACCACCCCAGCCCCCGCCGCCATACCGCCAGCATCCGCGAGAGCGGTCTACGTTCCGGGATGATCCTGCCGCTGCACCACGAGCAGACCTTCGTCGGCTTCCTGTTCCTCAACTCCCGCCAGCCCGGCTATTTCCAGGGCCCGATCGTCAAGCAGCTAGCGCCGTACATCGACCTGGGTCGCCTGCTGGCAATCACCTCCATCCGCACTACGCAGACCCTCCGGGGTGCGGCACGCACGGCCATGGCTTTCGGGCGCGCGCGGGACGACGAGACCGGGGGACACCTGTCACGAATGGCGGAGTACAGCCGCCTCATCGCCCTGGAACTGGCCCAGACCCACCCCCTCAGCGACGAATACATCGAGATGGTCTACCAGTTCGCGCCGGTCCACGACGTGGGCAAGATCGCCGTCCCGGACGGCATCCTCCTTAAGCCGGGGCGACTCGCCGAGGAGGAGTTCGCGCAGATGCGCGAACACGTCAGCCGCGGCGTGGCCATGGTGCTGGCCATGACCGAGGAGCTGGGCCTCAGCGAGGACCGACGCGCGGCCATCATGCGTAATATCGTCGCCTACCACCACGAGCGCCTGGACGGCAGCGGTTACCCGACCGGTGCGCGCGGCGACCAGATCCCTCTGGAGGGGCGCATCGTCGCCGTAGCCGACGTCTTCGACGCCCTGACCAGCGAACGCCCCTACAAGCGCCCCTGGGGGTTTACCGAGGCCGCCGACACCCTGCACGCCGAAGCGGCGGCCGGGAAGCTGTGCGCCGAGTGCGTGGCGGCCTTTCTGCGCCGAAGCGTCGAGATCGAAGCGATCCGCGGCCGTCACGGGGTCCGCTGA
- a CDS encoding HD-GYP domain-containing protein — MNQRAIPTKRATVQPNDLVVGKPVPYDIEDAYGHLLLRRGSILRSREQLERLLQIGRTPYHVAAGREDTGGISRRRELALAAFRNPFDLIYQISRALQETFKWVGEDNERFLRRLDHLASRIGDLVERDADAAIGAAHLDEAFAYSIRHPIRQAVLCDVVGSQLGIPDSERRSIVLAALSANIGMLETQDRLAQQTTPLDANQRRDLEEHPIRSVERLSAAGVEDTTWIQVVAQHHERLDGSGYPNGLRKDQICRGARLLSLADTYLAMISNRVYRPATAVREALLELMDQSGEIYDRDILSGLIQTIGIYPAGSFVALDSGERGVVIHRGHRGANPVVAVLIKANGQPTARPLYRDTSQTDMPSVASLEPTHQLTQRFQLASLWGYDS; from the coding sequence ATGAATCAGCGGGCCATCCCCACCAAGCGCGCCACCGTGCAGCCGAACGACCTGGTGGTCGGTAAGCCCGTCCCCTATGATATTGAGGACGCCTACGGCCATCTGCTGTTGCGGCGCGGATCGATCCTGCGCTCCCGAGAGCAGCTGGAGCGGCTGCTGCAGATCGGCCGGACCCCCTACCACGTCGCTGCCGGACGCGAGGACACCGGCGGGATCTCGAGGCGTCGCGAGCTGGCCCTGGCCGCCTTCCGCAACCCCTTCGACCTGATCTATCAGATCTCCCGAGCGCTGCAAGAGACCTTCAAATGGGTCGGCGAGGACAACGAGCGCTTCCTCCGCCGCCTCGACCACCTGGCCAGCCGCATCGGCGACCTGGTCGAGCGCGACGCCGATGCCGCCATCGGTGCCGCTCACCTCGATGAGGCGTTTGCCTACTCCATCCGCCACCCGATCCGCCAGGCGGTCCTCTGCGACGTCGTCGGCAGCCAGCTGGGCATCCCGGACAGCGAGCGACGCTCCATCGTCCTCGCTGCCCTGTCGGCGAACATCGGCATGCTCGAGACCCAGGATCGCCTGGCCCAGCAGACTACGCCGCTCGACGCCAACCAGCGCAGGGATCTGGAAGAGCATCCGATACGTTCGGTCGAACGCCTCTCCGCCGCCGGGGTCGAGGATACAACCTGGATCCAGGTCGTCGCCCAACACCACGAACGCCTCGACGGCAGCGGCTACCCCAACGGCCTGCGCAAAGATCAAATCTGCCGGGGAGCGCGACTGCTCTCCCTCGCCGACACCTACCTGGCGATGATCAGCAACCGTGTCTACCGACCCGCCACCGCGGTCCGGGAAGCCCTGCTGGAACTGATGGATCAGAGTGGAGAGATCTACGACCGGGATATCCTCTCGGGGCTGATCCAGACCATCGGCATCTACCCGGCCGGCAGTTTTGTCGCCTTGGACAGCGGCGAACGCGGGGTCGTCATCCACCGCGGCCATCGCGGGGCCAATCCGGTGGTGGCGGTCCTGATCAAGGCCAACGGCCAGCCCACGGCGCGCCCCCTTTACCGGGACACCAGCCAGACGGACATGCCCAGCGTCGCCTCTCTGGAGCCCACGCACCAGCTGACGCAGCGCTTCCAGCTCGCCTCGCTGTGGGGCTACGATTCCTAG
- a CDS encoding GGDEF domain-containing protein, whose translation MAALQRLLSSAWLLHLLVLAALAGWILVLNAPFPRPAVALLEAHQLEILGVGGGLVAVLALLYRRANLALQAAVISLSIAGLGVAPSPAHGVTAAAILLPINILILALLDERGLLSRDGLWRCAALVLQVLLVLGLFRHQPAWLEALAATHFLPAAVSSWSSLPDQGLLLGVLAVAGLLSWALLHPNPPHIGAFSALVTATVGLELSLMRHGSLVLPTLLAVVALHLLLFAVLQEAHRMAFRDGLTGLPNRRAMDTLTQGLSGRYTIAMMDIDHFKAFNDTYGHEIGDQVLRRVASNIGRVGAGGRPFRYGGEEFSVVFPGRSPDEAVGALEAVRQAIADTPFRLRSADRPADDKRGSRERSGQRGEQETRITISIGVAEPESTSASADDVVQAADQALYRAKKGGRNRLAR comes from the coding sequence ATGGCCGCCTTACAACGCCTGCTCAGTTCCGCCTGGCTGCTCCACCTGCTGGTGCTAGCCGCCCTGGCAGGCTGGATCCTCGTGCTCAACGCCCCGTTCCCGCGCCCCGCGGTCGCGCTGCTGGAGGCCCACCAGCTGGAGATTCTTGGCGTCGGGGGCGGCCTCGTGGCCGTGCTGGCGCTGCTCTACCGGCGCGCCAACCTGGCCCTCCAGGCGGCGGTCATCAGCCTGTCGATCGCTGGCCTGGGCGTAGCGCCCTCACCTGCCCACGGCGTCACAGCCGCTGCCATCCTCTTGCCGATCAATATCCTGATCCTGGCGCTACTCGACGAACGCGGTCTGCTAAGCCGGGATGGGCTGTGGCGCTGCGCGGCCCTGGTGCTGCAGGTCCTGCTGGTGCTGGGCCTTTTCCGCCACCAGCCGGCTTGGCTGGAGGCCCTGGCGGCGACGCATTTCCTGCCTGCGGCCGTCAGCAGCTGGAGCAGTCTACCCGACCAGGGCCTGCTGCTCGGCGTCCTGGCCGTTGCCGGCCTGCTCTCCTGGGCCCTGCTCCACCCCAACCCGCCCCATATCGGCGCCTTCAGCGCGCTGGTCACGGCAACCGTCGGCCTGGAGCTGAGCCTGATGCGCCACGGGAGCCTGGTGCTGCCTACCCTGCTGGCCGTCGTCGCCCTCCACCTGCTGCTCTTCGCCGTGTTGCAGGAGGCCCACCGCATGGCCTTCCGTGATGGGCTCACCGGCTTGCCCAACCGGCGCGCTATGGACACCCTGACGCAGGGGCTGAGCGGCCGCTACACCATCGCCATGATGGACATCGACCACTTCAAGGCGTTTAACGATACCTACGGGCACGAGATCGGCGACCAGGTGCTGCGCCGTGTAGCCTCAAATATCGGCCGTGTCGGCGCAGGCGGCCGGCCCTTCCGCTACGGCGGTGAGGAGTTCTCCGTGGTCTTTCCGGGCCGCAGCCCGGATGAGGCTGTCGGGGCACTGGAGGCCGTGCGCCAGGCGATCGCCGACACCCCGTTTCGCCTGCGCAGCGCCGACCGGCCGGCGGACGATAAGCGTGGCAGTCGCGAACGCTCGGGCCAGCGGGGTGAGCAGGAGACCCGGATTACCATCAGCATCGGCGTCGCCGAGCCCGAATCCACCTCGGCGAGCGCCGACGACGTCGTCCAGGCCGCCGACCAGGCGCTTTACCGGGCCAAGAAGGGCGGACGCAACCGCCTGGCTCGGTAG
- a CDS encoding ABC transporter substrate-binding protein, translated as MQRHPCIALVAGIGLILGGCGDTPNDESRDGPAQDTHEVEDMLGRSVEVPEAAERIATVNVDAFRMALHLGVEDRLVGIPSDMFGSRFSEAKPIEVRAFGRLDEVAMVGGGQPGSEFSAERVLATDPDLFIYWAFSRGDDDEAMAEQAERYQQQLGVPVVAVNTLGRERASEEAIEAQIEQAYRLLGTVTGREERAEELLDFYDATVSEVQEQVADEEPPRIYLAHRRNLYNHVSFYFPVEQLGAELVTAGRPGGDGEVSAEELVSWDPAHIFLHTPSRASRVARDEVLDDERLSGVKAVEAERIHRFKGTYMGWDLATGLIDLVHMARVLYPEAMADVDLRDRGEEILEVFYGDPGLYDRLQELSSLDDD; from the coding sequence ATGCAGCGTCATCCGTGCATCGCGCTCGTCGCGGGGATCGGTTTGATCCTCGGCGGGTGCGGAGATACCCCCAACGACGAAAGCCGCGATGGGCCCGCGCAGGATACCCATGAGGTCGAGGATATGCTCGGCCGCAGCGTGGAAGTTCCGGAGGCGGCGGAGCGGATCGCCACGGTCAATGTCGATGCCTTCCGCATGGCGCTGCACCTGGGTGTCGAGGATCGCCTGGTCGGAATCCCCAGCGACATGTTCGGCTCGCGCTTTTCCGAGGCCAAGCCGATCGAAGTCCGCGCCTTCGGTCGCCTGGACGAGGTGGCCATGGTCGGCGGCGGCCAGCCCGGGTCGGAGTTCAGCGCCGAGCGGGTGCTCGCCACCGATCCGGATCTGTTCATCTACTGGGCCTTCAGCCGCGGCGACGACGACGAGGCGATGGCCGAGCAGGCCGAGCGCTACCAGCAGCAGCTCGGCGTCCCCGTGGTCGCGGTGAATACCCTGGGCCGCGAGCGGGCCTCCGAGGAGGCCATTGAGGCGCAGATCGAGCAGGCCTATCGGCTGCTCGGCACCGTGACCGGTCGCGAAGAGCGGGCGGAAGAACTGCTCGATTTCTACGATGCGACGGTCTCCGAGGTGCAGGAGCAGGTCGCCGACGAGGAACCGCCACGGATCTACCTGGCCCACCGGCGCAACCTCTACAACCACGTCTCCTTCTACTTTCCCGTCGAGCAGCTGGGTGCCGAGCTGGTGACCGCTGGTCGGCCCGGTGGTGACGGCGAGGTCAGCGCCGAGGAGCTGGTGAGCTGGGATCCGGCGCACATCTTCCTCCACACCCCGTCCCGGGCCAGCCGCGTCGCCCGTGACGAGGTCCTGGATGATGAACGGCTCTCCGGGGTAAAGGCCGTCGAGGCGGAACGCATCCACCGCTTCAAGGGCACCTACATGGGGTGGGATCTGGCCACCGGGCTGATCGACCTGGTGCACATGGCCCGGGTGCTCTACCCGGAGGCTATGGCCGACGTCGATCTCCGGGATCGCGGTGAGGAGATCCTGGAGGTCTTCTACGGCGACCCCGGGCTGTACGATCGGCTCCAGGAGCTCAGCAGCCTGGACGATGACTGA
- a CDS encoding ABC transporter ATP-binding protein yields the protein MTRPAIELRGVRYAYRRSEVLQGVDTRVAAGEVVALIGPNGSGKSTLLKCITGILRPRHGHITIAGEPVKGQRQARIARSLSYVAQTTDAVYPLTVLESVLLGLRRASWRHDPADLARAEAVLQRLGMADLAQSPLTEISGGQRQKAAIARALVRQTPFLLLDEPTNHLDMKHKRDAIEILTECAREQGQGVLVVLHDINIAVQLADRIVLLRDGRVMADGPPQAVIDTPTLRAAYDVDVHVVEHQRAPFVAGYQLQERGRG from the coding sequence GTGACCCGTCCGGCCATCGAACTACGAGGTGTTCGCTACGCCTATCGGCGCAGCGAGGTCTTGCAGGGCGTGGATACCCGCGTAGCCGCCGGCGAGGTGGTGGCCCTGATCGGGCCCAACGGCTCCGGCAAGAGCACCCTGCTCAAGTGCATCACCGGCATCCTGCGGCCGCGCCACGGGCACATCACCATCGCCGGTGAGCCCGTGAAGGGGCAGCGCCAGGCCCGCATCGCCCGCTCGCTCTCCTACGTCGCGCAGACCACCGATGCCGTCTACCCGCTGACCGTACTTGAGAGCGTGTTGCTTGGCCTGCGCCGGGCGAGTTGGCGTCACGACCCGGCCGATCTTGCCCGTGCCGAGGCGGTGCTCCAGCGTCTGGGCATGGCCGACCTGGCCCAGTCACCGCTGACCGAGATCAGCGGCGGGCAGCGGCAGAAGGCGGCCATCGCCCGGGCTCTGGTTCGCCAGACCCCCTTCCTGCTCCTCGATGAGCCGACCAACCACCTGGACATGAAGCACAAGCGCGACGCCATCGAGATCCTCACCGAGTGTGCGCGGGAGCAGGGGCAGGGGGTGCTGGTGGTGCTCCACGATATCAACATCGCCGTACAGCTGGCCGACCGCATCGTGCTCCTGCGCGACGGCCGGGTGATGGCCGACGGCCCGCCGCAGGCCGTCATCGACACGCCGACTCTGCGTGCCGCCTACGACGTGGACGTTCACGTCGTCGAGCATCAGCGGGCACCGTTTGTGGCCGGTTACCAGTTGCAAGAGAGGGGACGCGGATGA
- the cobM gene encoding precorrin-4 C(11)-methyltransferase, with the protein MKGEVWFVGAGPGAADLITVRGRDRVAAADAVLYAGSLVPAEVLDWAPAHCEVADSKGMTLEQIQDWLLERARAGGCVVRLQPGDPGLYGAFVEIVRPLDAAGIPVHLVPGVTSAMAAAAAAGESLTLPEGTQTVIFTRVEGRTPMPAGEQLADLARHGSTLCVYLSITLLERLADALRGGGWDDDAPVVVVHRASWPGVEQVLRTCIRDLAADCRAAGLNSQTMILVGPTLGAREAAPAARSRLYDPGFGHRFRRREN; encoded by the coding sequence ATGAAGGGGGAGGTCTGGTTTGTGGGGGCCGGTCCCGGGGCGGCCGATCTAATCACGGTTCGCGGGCGGGATCGGGTGGCTGCGGCGGACGCCGTGCTCTACGCCGGTTCGCTGGTGCCGGCCGAGGTGCTCGACTGGGCGCCGGCGCACTGCGAGGTCGCCGACTCCAAAGGGATGACCTTGGAACAGATCCAGGACTGGCTGCTCGAGCGCGCCCGCGCCGGGGGCTGTGTGGTCCGCCTTCAACCCGGTGATCCGGGGCTATACGGGGCCTTCGTGGAGATCGTGCGCCCGCTGGACGCCGCGGGGATCCCAGTCCATCTGGTTCCCGGGGTCACGTCGGCCATGGCCGCGGCGGCGGCGGCCGGCGAGAGCCTGACCCTGCCGGAGGGCACGCAGACGGTGATCTTCACCCGGGTGGAGGGGCGCACCCCGATGCCGGCGGGGGAACAGCTTGCCGATCTGGCGCGGCACGGCAGCACCCTGTGTGTCTACCTGTCGATCACCCTCCTGGAACGCCTGGCCGATGCCCTGCGCGGTGGCGGCTGGGACGACGACGCCCCGGTGGTGGTGGTCCACCGCGCCTCCTGGCCCGGGGTCGAACAGGTCCTGCGTACCTGCATCCGCGACCTGGCCGCGGACTGCCGCGCGGCGGGGCTCAACAGCCAGACCATGATCCTGGTCGGTCCGACGCTCGGGGCGCGGGAGGCGGCACCGGCGGCGCGCTCACGGCTTTACGACCCCGGTTTCGGCCACCGTTTCCGCCGCCGCGAAAATTGA
- the apbC gene encoding iron-sulfur cluster carrier protein ApbC, whose product MTNLTREAVEQGVSQVQDYYLGTDLISAGCLGEITVDGESVRVEVSLGYPAGGYRETLTDELRGAIQQATGCRDVQVSVQTRIHAHAVQPGVKARDEIKNIIAVASGKGGVGKSTVTANLALALQADGARVGVLDADIYGPSQPRMLGVRGQPESKDGKHMQPMLGHGIQVMSAGFLVDEETPMIWRGPMVTQALEQLLTETAWEALDYLIVDMPPGTGDIQLTLAQKVPVSGGVIVTTPQDIALLDARKGLRMFEKVDVAVLGIVENMSTHICSNCGHEEHIFGSGGGAAMASQYGVHLLGSLPLDITIREQSDSGYPTVAADPEGRIATDYRHMARSVAAQLSLRERSTGSAFPNIVVGGSSE is encoded by the coding sequence ATGACGAATCTGACCCGCGAGGCCGTGGAGCAGGGGGTGAGTCAGGTCCAGGATTACTACTTGGGCACGGATCTGATTTCCGCCGGGTGCCTGGGTGAAATCACTGTCGACGGTGAGAGCGTCCGCGTAGAGGTGTCGCTCGGCTACCCGGCCGGGGGGTACCGCGAGACGCTCACCGACGAGTTGCGCGGGGCGATCCAGCAAGCCACCGGGTGCCGGGATGTTCAGGTGTCGGTCCAGACGCGGATCCACGCCCACGCCGTGCAGCCGGGGGTGAAAGCGCGGGACGAGATCAAGAACATCATCGCCGTTGCCTCCGGCAAGGGGGGGGTGGGCAAGTCGACGGTTACGGCCAACCTGGCGCTCGCCCTGCAGGCCGATGGCGCCCGGGTCGGCGTGCTCGACGCCGACATCTACGGCCCGAGCCAGCCGCGTATGCTCGGTGTTCGCGGGCAGCCCGAGTCGAAAGACGGCAAGCACATGCAGCCGATGCTCGGGCACGGCATCCAGGTGATGTCGGCCGGCTTCCTGGTCGACGAGGAGACCCCGATGATCTGGCGTGGCCCCATGGTCACCCAGGCCCTGGAGCAGCTGCTCACCGAGACCGCGTGGGAGGCGCTCGACTACCTGATCGTCGATATGCCTCCGGGGACCGGCGACATCCAGCTCACCCTGGCCCAGAAGGTGCCGGTCAGCGGTGGTGTGATCGTCACCACCCCCCAGGACATCGCGCTGCTCGATGCGCGCAAGGGGCTGCGCATGTTCGAGAAGGTGGATGTGGCGGTGCTCGGCATCGTCGAGAACATGAGTACCCACATCTGCTCGAACTGCGGCCATGAGGAGCACATCTTCGGCAGCGGCGGCGGGGCGGCCATGGCCAGCCAGTACGGGGTGCATCTGCTCGGCTCGTTGCCGCTGGACATCACCATCCGCGAGCAGTCGGATAGCGGCTACCCCACAGTGGCCGCCGACCCCGAGGGCCGGATCGCCACCGACTACCGACACATGGCGCGCAGTGTGGCGGCTCAGCTCTCGCTGCGCGAGCGCAGCACCGGCAGCGCATTCCCCAACATCGTCGTCGGCGGTTCCTCTGAGTAG